The DNA segment GTactggaatataaaaaaaaaaataaccttgagtcattcttatttttatattcatttcaaTACCATTTATTCAgctggtgtgtttttttaaaaatataatttgctcTGTCAGGATTAACAATGACCTGCTGCTATGGGAGCCTACAGCCCCATCACCAGTGGAGACAGTGGAGAGCATGCCATATGGTGGTGGCCTCTCTGTAGCCAGCCAGCTAATAAGTACCTACAACAAGGATAACTTCAGTCAGTTCAGATCTCTTGGTCCTGAGGGTAAGCGCCACTTCCCTTCTATGGCAGTGTACAATTTAAGtcaaagaaatgtatatttgcttTGATCCGTCCACCACATCTGATGCTACTCTAAGATGTGTACAGTCTATGTTTTGTTAACTTGACTTGTTTCTTAGGGTGAATTTATTTCACTTGTTTGCTGTAAGTTCTCAGATGTTCCTTGTGTTTGTAGAAGATGAAAGTGGTTCAGAAGAGGAGACTCTGCCATACTACACTCCAGCTGAGCTGGGCTATAGGAAcatgaagaagaggaaaaataaGATGCAGTCAAAGAACTCACAGAGCCTGTTCTCTCTTCTGCTATCTGTAAATCACTGTCTTGTAGCAGTACATACAGAGGCTAAGGTAAATGAAACTGACCTTATTAGTAAATCTATTGTAATgtaacctggaaaaactatctgtatggatttcTGTCATTAGCAGATAGTTCCAGGAATCAACTATCTGTGCCAATTAATGAGCACAATCTCAATTAATCCGTTGACCTCTATTATTAATGTGgaatttgtgttgttttgagaCTCAGTCTGCCATTTATTTTGTGCTTGACTAGCAATCGGATAAAAGTGTGCTGGAAAATAAACATGGGGAGTTCTGGATGGAGTTGAAGAATGgagttgttttcagtgtgacacAGTACGAGGGTTATAAAGACCAACACTATGTCTGTTTCCACACCTCAGCAATCTGCCTGTATCATCAAGGTAACCAGGTCCAAGACTGCAAACGGATGTCCGTGTGCTTTTCACCTGTCTATAAATTACTCAGTGGCGTTTAAGGATAACTTCATATTCTCATGCAAGGATAAGAggcatattataaatatttcttcACGTTTGTATGTAACATGCGTTGTGTGTGGGATGCTTTTCAGGCACAGTGGAAGGAGATGTTTCTGTGTGGGACGTTAAGCTGCCCTGTAGGACACGCCCTCACTGGTTGGAACCTGtgctatatgtgtgtgagtctgcAGCAGAAAGAGCATCTCCCTCAGAAGGACTAAATATGGAGCCTCACAGTATGCTTTCTCTTGCCCTCAAGATTTCTTCTCAGAGTGCTGAGCGCAATGTGAaggtaaatgtttttctttctccgtGTAGTTTTTCTTAtcccaaaatgtattaaattcattatttcgTCGGAATTCTACAAACAAGACCCAATAATGACAACGTCTAAGAAGTTTGTTTggaatctttgcaaatgtattaaaaataataaacgaaataaatcacatgtacataagttttCATAGCCTTTGCTCAATTGTTTGTTGAAGCACATTTGgcaacaattttctttttaaagatgatgctacaagcttggcacacttATTTTTGGGCAGGTTCACCCATTCTTCTTTGAatctctcaagctccatcaggttggatggggagcacAGCACAGCAATTTTCCGATCTCACCAGAGATCTACAATCGgcttcaagtctgggctctgtctggaccactcaaggacattcatgGAGTTGCCTGTAGCCACTTATCTTGTCTGTGTGCTTAGAGTCGTtttcctgttggaagatgaaccgtggCCCCAGTTTGAGATTAAAAGCGAtgtctgtacattgctgcattcatctttacCTCTATCCTTAACCAGTCTCCCAGCTCCTACCactaaaaaacatccccacagcatgatgctgccaccaccaccatgcttcaccgtAGGGATgctattggccaggtgatgagtggtgcctggtttcctccagatatGACACTTGGCATTCAGGCTAGAGTtgaatctttgtttctcatggtctgagagtccttctgGTGCATTTTggcaactccaggtgggctgcCATGCGCCTTTTACTGAAAAGTGGCTTtcgtctggccactctaccatgcAGGCTTGATTGGGGAGTTCTGCAGAAATGGTTGTTTTTCTGGAAGGTTCCTCTCTCTCCACAAAGAagtgctggagctctttcagagtgaccattgggttcttggtcacctccctgactaaggccttTCTCCCCCGATCCGTCAGTTTGGCCAGGCAGcacgctctaggaagagtcctggtggttccaaacttctttcatttaatgatgatggaggccactgtgcacattgggaccttcaatgctgcagaaatgtttctgtacccttccACAGATCTGCAcctcaatacaatcctgtcttggAGATCTACAGACAATTCACTGGGCTTCATGGCTTAGTTtatgctctgacatgcactgttaactgtgggaccttctatagacCGATgagtgtctttccaaatcatgtccaatcaaatgaatataccacaggtggactccagtcaagttgtagaaacatctcaagggtgatcagtggaaacaggatgcaattttgtcatggcaaaggctgtgaatacttatgtacttttttaaaatatatatacattttcatttttcaaacaaacttctttcacgttgtcattatggggtctTGTTTGTAGAATTGTGAGTGTAGATTCATATCTATGATTGTTTTCAGGAGTTTCTTATTGCTATTGGTGTGAGAGCAGCCACATTTCAGCACAGAGTTGTGCCTTCTACACTGGGTTGGTATGACCAGGTAAtagctttattatttataatattttcgAATGTTAGGAATTAAATATAGTTAATTGTCGATACAGGGCACATGTTGCATAGTGGAATAGTGATTAaattgtgattatttatttactctttagATAGTAGACTTTCTAAATGTGACTGATGAACCTGTGCTTGGCTATACACCTCCATCCTATCTTACAACCCTCCACCTACACCTGTGGAGCTGCTCCCTGGATTACAGGTAAAGTGTGTGATTAAAAATCATTGTAAAACAAGGTGCAATCTTCATAGATTATATATTCTCCATGTATTAGTGTAAAAGTTGACATGTCCTCTCTGGATCTCACCAGACCATTGTATCTGCCTGTGAGGTCTCTGCTCACAGTGGAGACCTTCAGTATTTCCAGCAGTGTCTCTTTGGACCACTCCTCCTCCAGTCTTAGGTAGGCTTACTATGCATTTACTTTATATTCTTGATCTGCTCTGTTTACCACACCTCATACTATTGACTGCTAATGATTTTATTTGGTCTCATAGAATCATTCTTGATGAAGCAGCACTGTTTCTGAGTGACAAAAGTAACGCTGTGTCTGTCAACCTGGCCCGAGGTGAGGAATAGAGTTTAAACTAAGAAAGAGACTGCATATAATGTCTGCACTGATGTGAGTAGTCGTTTATGGTGTCTCGTTAATTAGACTACGTGCAGGTGGTGGATATGGGAACTTTGGAGCTCAGGATTACAGCAGTCAAACCAGGAACAGACGGGGAGAGAGTAAGACATGTCTTGCATAACAGTAACACTTATTGTCTCAGTGAAATGTActtgaaaaataatgtttttaacacTTAGCTGAAGTTCCAagaaaagctgtgtgtgtgttttgctcagTTTTATCCTCTTTATCTTTTTCAGTATCCGTTTTTGCAGCTCGCATCTAAAATAAATCTTGCCTCTGACTTTAAATACATGCATGTTTTTACTTCCTGCTATTGGGTTGCCTAATAGTTTTGGTAACACAATGGAGTAAAAATCCTGTGGTCTCACTTTTCTTAACTAATTGCTGTGAGAATGCAAATGCGCCAAGGATAAATTCAAATTGACTGAACGAGCCTTAGTGAACCTAGGGCAGGTTTGTTTGTAGGTGAAAATATTGGAATATGAGAAGATGAAGCTCTTTAAAAATGGGTATAGAATAACAATAGCTCccttaaattgttaaattattaatttactaaACTTGTCTGAGATGCTGGATTGATTTCAGGTTAGACTGGACATTACCCAGTCCAATCTGCTGAGATATTTTAGAATGTTAAATGTTGTTGACCACAAGCATCTAGTCACTCCTTTTGCATATTTTGCTAACAGTTATATCAGTAATTATATACAGTcagcaagtctcaaatcagtaTTGGGTATCAGCTAGTATTAAGAAAATAGTAGTATCTtagtttgttctgtttttagttTGAACTGTCTAATTTGACTGTCTAAGTATTTCCATACTGCTTAACCGCCCGCTTTTTTCTGTGTGACTTAGACAGAACCGAGGTTTGAGCTGCGCTGCTCGAGCGATGTCATTCACATTCGGACATGCTCGGACTCTTGTGCTGCACTTATGAATCTTATCCAGTACATTGCCAGCTATGGAGACCTGCTGCCTCCAACCAGGCTGGACAGCAAGGGTAGCGGCACCAAGCACAAATCCAAGGTtattaaaatgtcataaaataaaCCTTCGTCTTAGGCACAGTCTGAGGTCAAATTTGTCTTAATATTAGCGTTTGTTACATTACGTAAAATAAGTGGTTGTGTGACTTAGTTGCTTTTTCCTCACTGCAGCTGGACTTATTGAACAAGCCGCAGTCCCATGGCCCACTGCTTCCTGATGCTGAGCAGCAGATGCTGCAGGATCTGATGAGTGATGCTATGGAGGAAACCGACTCCCTGCAGAGTCACACCATGCAGTCCAATGGTAAGGAGCTGGTCTgatttgtaatttattagttACATAGATACTTATAATGATGATAGTCTGCACTCTCTCATTTTCTGACAAATGTGTGAATGTATTTTGCAAATAAGACCATTGTGCCTTTCTTTGTGTAGGTGTACATGCGACTCAAACAAGTGATCAAGATCCACCACTTTCGGATCTTTTCCTCTTCCCCGATGAGAGTGGCACTGTGGGTCAGGATCCCTTCAAGCCTGCCCCATTCTGCATTCACCCCTAATCTCTCCCCCTGGCCCCAGCACCCACCATGACTCTGATGACTTCTGCATCCTGGACACTCCAGGCTCTAGAGCAGTGGTAAGACAGTCTAATGTGATTGGTAGGATGTGAAAAATTAATAACCTCCCCATCTAATACTTCCATAAGAAAATAATAGTTTTGAGGAATGGAGTATATATAGTACATTTTCCTACTCTAGCAAATAGCATTGAATTTTCAGGgaaaagtgtattattattattttttgttttgttttgctttgcttttttcttcactgtttTGCCCAGTGTCTCACCCAATAACGAATGCTTGCATATCATAGTTAAGCTACGGGCTGGGGGTTATAGGGTAGAGAGTAATGCCATCTTTGTCTACTAGGAGAGCTTGAACTCTTGTCTACAGATGGTAATAGAGCAGATGGTATTATGTTGCATATTCAAGACATGTACAGTAAGTTCTAATGTACAGCATATTTGAGTGTGTCTGGCTTGTGTTGTACATCAGGGAAGGGATGAAGAGCCAGAGGTAAAGAAGCTGACCTCTGAGCCCATTTTGGTTCTGGACAACCATTTTAGTGAACCTCTAGAGGGCAGCACTTCTAGCAAGGGTCCTCTGAACTTCCCTGTGCCTGAAGTCAGGTACATGGTTAAGGATATTTCTGTGATCTGGCACCTTTATGGAGGAAAAGACTTTGGCAGTGGACTGCTCTCCTCCTCTCCAGCCCGCAGTCGAGGGTAAGGCTTTGGCTTGCACCATCACCATTCTACAATAACAACATTAACTTAGTGGTTTATTCCATTGATGTCttgtttgtcatgttatttgtatgtagtgggggaaaaaaaaaagatcactcAGAAAGTATGCTATGATGTGATTGTGTATGTTTAGGTGTACACCTCACAGCTCGCCCTCTCAAACACCAGTAAGACAGACTCGCAGTGGCTCTCGCTCTGGGGGAGGTTGGAGTAGAAATCCAGATGTGTTGATGGAAATCCAGCTCAgcaaagtcagttggaccagctTTTAACCTGACATGACACATTTAAACCTAAGATGAAAAGACACAATGCttaaaattaatttcattacctctgttttttgtcattaaaaaaaaaaaaaaaaacagttttaatcAATTATTGTCTTTAAAAGTATTAACAAGTTTACCAGTGAAGTAAAATAACCACTTGATATGTTGTCTCAGGTAAGGTTCCAACATGAAGTCTACCCCATGATGGGCCCAGAGACGAGCACCCTGGCTGAACAGCCGGTATCCAGGCAAATATTCTCAGTGCAGGACCTAGAGATACGAGACAGACTGGCCTCCTCCATGATGAACAAGTTTCTTTACTTGTATTCCAGTAAAGAGATGCCCCGGAAAGCCCACTCCAACATGGTGATTAGGATTTTGAGATAACCATAAATGTACATCATTGAATTTACAAGGATTTGTTTTCTACCTCATAACACGCCTGGGaaattttccttgccacagtcaccactggcttgatggcaaaagtacacacgtCCTTCACTcaaatagaagtacagatactcatgttcataaagactctggtaaaagttaaagtacagactatacttttttactcaagttaaagtaaagaagtttgggctcttacattaagtaaaaagtagcctttacttctacttgttttagtgtcacgctggtaactggacctcacatcatattaatatattaatacaaaagaattacaaattttgttatctaatgaatgtatggTGGCTGAACAatcaccatatagaacacaagcagagaaaagatgatgatcaggtgatcagaaatgtctctgttctgtctctgttgccttctgcctgttCACTGTTAGcattgtacagtatgtatgtggtgtgtaagagccaggacatgatacaccagtggcagGTTGAATAAGCCGTGCAATGATAAAAAATAGGTTGATGGTCTGAAAACGCAATGAGAGGAAAatatattgatcatgtcaccaaatagattaaaactaaagtaacaaacttgttttaaaaatgtaagaagtaggaagaacagatatttgtgtaaaaaaattaaaagtaaaaagttttgatttttcaataaatgaatagtgaagtaaagtaagCTTATAAGGGAGAAACGTAtacactaaacttatacattcttgttttataacctctttatctctgtgaagctgctttggaataatgtccattgttaaaagcgctatacaaataaaagtgagttgaattatacacacaatacattttgggtataacaataaaaattaaccaaataaaacaacaaattacaACCAACCTGACTGTAAAATTTAGTCACTCTTACTCAGTTTCCtagacatttttaatttattttattttattgttatttttaaaaaaatgtattgaatctTTGAACGTCGGCAGTCCAGAATCAAAAGTGCTGAAACTAATAGAGGAAAAGGCATGGGCAtatgtcagggttttttttctgtgcctCCTTGAGCGCCGACTGTTTATAATAAGACTAAAGGAACTTTATTTTGAATCCTGCCATGATGTTCAAAGGACATGCAAATTGCAAAGGATACAGattttaactgcaataaaagATTACCGTCATAGCTCTTTCCAGTTCCGCTTTAGGACACGTGTTTCTGAACATCAGATTTTCAGAAACCAAACTGCATATTGTAtgcatttgttcttttattttcatttaaaagacatGATACTTATGAATGTAATATTGTTTCATTGCAGCTAACAGTCAGAGTGTTTCACATGCGTCCCGAGGTGGGTCAGGCTCCACAAGAGTGCTGCTTGCGTGTTTCACTCATGCCACTTCGTCTCAACATTGACCAGGTGCAAACtcataaaaacttttttcaccCACCGACATTCATCAGTATGAGATTCTGAAGCCTGTTACCGGGTGATGTTTCAGCTGTACACAAATCATTGGTTTATTTTGTAAACACATGATTGGAATTTATGgatgttattttatttctgcagGATGCTCTGTTCTTTCTGAAAGATTTCTTTACATGCCTGGCCACAGAAGTAGAGCTCTTTTCCCCACCAGAACAGGAGGGTAGGCCCCAATATgcataatataaatacattgaaCTTTGTATTAGAAATAATCTTTTTGCCACTGATGTTTTTTGTTATCCCCCCTATAGCATTGTGTGTATCCATGAAAAAGCCTTCTGGCCCAGAGGTAGCATGCACATTTGCTAAATCCAGTGGTGGAGCAGGTCAGGGCTCTGCACCAATTATCTCTGTGCCCACCCAAACTGGTGCCAGTCAGAATGGCCTTGAGAATGAGTCTACGAACACATTATATTCTGACCAACCTATTTTCTTTAGGtacgtgtgtgtgcgcatctgttgtaaattatataattatactgtataataaaaagtgCTTATATAACCTGGCAGTCAGTATATATGATGATATGATGGTTAGTTTATGCTTTTCTCTTTCAGAGAGTTCAGGTTCACTTCTGAAGTGCCAATCCGACTAGATTATCATGGGAAACACATGGCCATGGAGCAGGTGtgctttttatgtatttatcacTTTCGATCACTATCGTTATGAAAGTTCTTTAGATTGGACTACTCAATGCTTTATGAttttacatatatgtatgtatagattGTTTGACTTCAAACCAATAAGTATGTTTTAATAAGATCTATTGTCATAAGCCACCGGAATAGCTtcagtgcacttttttttttatagtttctaCAAGTCATTTTTTCATCTATTGACTGCACAGAGCTGTACATTATAAGATTTATATAATTCTATGCTCATCATGCTATTAATTAACTTTGTACTGTTTCGCAGAGATTTGTCCCtctaaggggaaaaaaaggatgcaAATCATACCTTCAACTGCATTTAAATTAAGTAATGCAATTTTGTTTTTCAGGGAACTTTTGCTGGCATAGTAATTGGACTGACCCAGCTAAACTGCTCTGAGCTCAAACTGCGGAGACTTTGCTACAGACAGGGGTGCGTGGCTTTTAATGTTTTACTGCAGATTTAACTGTATACTATACAGAGGAGACTGAATTGAAACCAGCTTGCTTTCTCCACAGTCTGTTGGGTGTAGATAAGCTCTTTTCTTATACCATTAATGAATGGCTCAATGATATTAAAAAGAACCAGCTGCCCGGACTGCTTGGTGGGGTGGGACCCATACATTCCTTGGTACAACTTGGTAGGTGCATCTTTTTTTGTCCCGCATACATTCATATAATGGCTGACGCTACCCTTTGACGCCAGCTCCCTAAAAAGCGAAGGAAGAATTTTACtgttgtaatgtatatgtggcaCCTAATAATGGCTCATGttgttaaaatataaagtgtaaagTTTTTGCTAggattattttttcattaagaGAGCAGTTATATCACTCGATTAGGATGAACGCTAGTTGCAGGATTTTTCaggacctttttttctttttaatttttacttcagtcttttgataaatataataaacccTTAGTGCCATGTTCTTTCTGACTGATGTGTAGTCCAGGGCATTCGGGATCTAGTGTGGCTGCCCATAGAGCAGTATCGAAAGGACGGTCGAATAGTGCGGGGCTTTCAGCGAGGCACTGCCTCATTTGGGACCTCCACTGCAATGGCAGCCCTGGAGCTTACCAATCGCATGGTGCGAACCATCCAGGTAAACTTCTTGCTCTGCTTTAATGACTTCTCACTTTATTTTGGtagctaaaaagaaaaaagtgccaAGTATATGACCATGAAACGTTCTTTTGTGTGGTATAGGCAGCTGCAGAAACGGCGTATGATATGGTGTCGCCAGTAATAGATGAGAGAGAGTGCAAAAAAATGAAACGCTACTCACATTTTCGACTGGCTCATCAGCCTGTAGACCTCAGGGAAGGTGTGGCTAAAGCGTACTCTGTAGTGAAAGAGGTATGTGGCTGCCCAGCTCTTTACCCATCTTTAACTAGTTCTAGCCAGAACTATTTATTCCAAATCTTAAACATACTCGAAATCAAACAGTGTTCTGTGTACTCCTGTAGGGCATCGCAGATACGGCTTTAACGATTTACGATACAGCTACCCGTGAGCATGAGCAGAGGGGAATGACCGGCGCAGTGGGCGGAGTCTTACGCCAACTTCCTCCTGCTGTTGTTAAACCTCTGATCGTTGCTACAGAAGCCACCTCCAATGTGCTGGGAGGCATGAGGAACCAGATTCACCCAGATGCTCGCCAGGAGGAATCCCAGAAATGGCGTCTGGGAGAAGAGTAATCAAAGTGACTGTGTGATTTTTCTGTCTAAGGCTGATGCTGGTGCCAAACATGGTAATATAGCTAAGCCAACATTGCACTTCACTTTATATAatcagcttggctgaccgagctgTTAGCAACTCGTGTCCACATTTTGCTGCTTACAGTTTAATTAAAGTCCATGGTAATGTCTTACTGATATTCCTGCTTTACAAAGACCATGGCAGCA comes from the Silurus meridionalis isolate SWU-2019-XX chromosome 8, ASM1480568v1, whole genome shotgun sequence genome and includes:
- the atg2b gene encoding LOW QUALITY PROTEIN: autophagy-related protein 2 homolog B (The sequence of the model RefSeq protein was modified relative to this genomic sequence to represent the inferred CDS: inserted 2 bases in 2 codons), with translation MPWPFSESIKKRACRYLLHRYLGNFLQEKLSLDQLSVDLYQGKGSLAQVPLDKWSLNEILESVDAPFEVTEGFIQAISLTVPWSSLLQDNCALVVKGLEMVFRPRPRIASGTEPMYWSSFMTSSMQLAKECLSQRLTDDLGESFQPLEGLEKFAETIETVLRRVKVTFLDTVLKIEHVPENSKTGIALEIRIKRIVYCDETAEEGSSVNIHQPTTFAHKNLTLEGANVFWDEFSEISRASVKSSPTQSETEPKLSPSWNPKIICEPHPQFTEPVCASTPFEPVQVGCLSGKLELSLVLKQNEAMPGAKLDIEGQIDSLIMLLSPRQVHLLLDMFGVFSCSAAQKWSGLAKDRKSRPMQQEDEYRLQMELNRCLKKEPMTAGMNQDLFESQTTRTMSSREDVFFSMADMDMSHSLSSLPPLGDPPTVDLDLSLNSNYSTSLGESTSGTATTVWDQYLDMPKQXEKQSHETQMFSRDPQCPYNLPRQTTYSSKGHCDESRPELVFRLTVGNLCLSVLHIDPLPPPDSTLSPLAPMTSKFFHMMANDQLHLRGFLKARAVFDQACPHDHLRFIGQGLKVTYEHCQGSSLRTLSTDLSLRCMELLECLYPTENRRSTVQSGVHYTELLTFDVDTSCDPPTQTCFHLFYKLTERRGPQGGQVRLSAMPCKAEFQVELGKARSECDISIVDRLHSLLQPQKLATTETMASHMYTSYNKHVSLHKAFAEVFLEDSRSPAHCLFAVSVNAPQLVLVVRFPIPDLRSDQERGPWFKKSLQKEVLRLELEDVELKTEFSGNSSPEQTKIELTFKELSGTFQNDKDHDASRFLRVSHTMEENMTSSDNGKFDWPRVVLKVNPMVVHSILERVTTEEEEEGAEGCSQEEEEEEEGAAHSLKDVCDFGKPEPSPFSSRRVMYENEEMVIPGDVVEMTEFQEKTMSNSRYILELSFPNVQISLPNKAFYEKLHNRINNDLLLWEPTAPSPVETVESMPYGGGLSVASQLISTYNKDNFSQFRSLGPEEDESGSEEETLPYYTPAELGYRNMKKRKNKMQSKNSQSLFSLLLSVNHCLVAVHTEAKQSDKSVLENKHGEFWMELKNGVVFSVTQYEGYKDQHYVCFHTSAICLYHQGTVEGDVSVWDVKLPCRTRPHWLEPVLYVCESAAERASPSEGLNMEPHSMLSLALKISSQSAERNVKEFLIAIGVRAATFQHRVVPSTLGWYDQIVDFLNVTDEPVLGYTPPSYLTTLHLHLWSCSLDYRPLYLPVRSLLTVETFSISSSVSLDHSSSSLRIILDEAALFLSDKSNAVSVNLARDYVQVVDMGTLELRITAVKPGTDGERTEPRFELRCSSDVIHIRTCSDSCAALMNLIQYIASYGDLLPPTRLDSKGSGTKHKSKLDLLNKPQSHGPLLPDAEQQMLQDLMSDAMEETDSLQSHTMQSNGVHATQTSDQDPPLSDLFLFPDESGTVGQDPFKPXPILHSPLISPPGPSTHHDSDDFCILDTPGSRAVGRDEEPEVKKLTSEPILVLDNHFSEPLEGSTSSKGPLNFPVPEVRYMVKDISVIWHLYGGKDFGSGLLSSSPARSRGCTPHSSPSQTPVRQTRSGSRSGGGWSRNPDVLMEIQLSKVRFQHEVYPMMGPETSTLAEQPVSRQIFSVQDLEIRDRLASSMMNKFLYLYSSKEMPRKAHSNMLTVRVFHMRPEVGQAPQECCLRVSLMPLRLNIDQDALFFLKDFFTCLATEVELFSPPEQEALCVSMKKPSGPEVACTFAKSSGGAGQGSAPIISVPTQTGASQNGLENESTNTLYSDQPIFFREFRFTSEVPIRLDYHGKHMAMEQGTFAGIVIGLTQLNCSELKLRRLCYRQGLLGVDKLFSYTINEWLNDIKKNQLPGLLGGVGPIHSLVQLVQGIRDLVWLPIEQYRKDGRIVRGFQRGTASFGTSTAMAALELTNRMVRTIQAAAETAYDMVSPVIDERECKKMKRYSHFRLAHQPVDLREGVAKAYSVVKEGIADTALTIYDTATREHEQRGMTGAVGGVLRQLPPAVVKPLIVATEATSNVLGGMRNQIHPDARQEESQKWRLGEE